In Paenibacillus sp. BIC5C1, a genomic segment contains:
- a CDS encoding NAD(P)-dependent oxidoreductase, which produces MKTIAVTGGGGKLGSQVIEKLQLQGHDVVSLDKHLSNRVRCKQIIVDLNDYGQVVGALAGVDAIIHLAAIPAPLHYPHTYIFANNTISGYHVLEAATLLGIKKVVMGSSESSYGFAWANKPFSPDYFPVDEQHPQQPQECYGLSKIVNEVTAEMFHRRSGMQVISLRFSMIVGPGEYRHLAIAKAETFKHILWSYIDIRDAVDACLAALHADYDGAVHVNVTANDTLSDRQTTELLATFYPNVKDLRTPFSNREAIVSNGRVKEVLSWGPKHSWTDGEQE; this is translated from the coding sequence ATGAAGACGATTGCAGTTACAGGCGGAGGCGGAAAGCTGGGTTCACAGGTCATTGAGAAGCTGCAATTACAGGGTCATGATGTGGTATCGCTGGATAAACACCTGTCTAATCGGGTGCGTTGCAAACAGATCATTGTCGACCTGAACGATTATGGTCAAGTCGTGGGAGCGCTCGCCGGAGTGGATGCGATCATCCATCTGGCTGCGATTCCTGCGCCGCTTCACTACCCACACACTTACATTTTCGCTAATAATACAATTTCCGGATACCATGTGCTGGAAGCAGCCACTTTGCTCGGTATAAAAAAGGTGGTCATGGGCTCCAGTGAATCATCCTACGGATTTGCCTGGGCCAACAAACCCTTCTCTCCGGATTATTTCCCGGTGGATGAACAGCATCCTCAACAGCCGCAGGAATGTTACGGCCTGTCCAAGATCGTTAATGAGGTCACTGCAGAGATGTTTCATCGGAGAAGCGGGATGCAAGTAATTTCCCTCCGTTTTTCAATGATTGTGGGACCGGGAGAGTACAGACATTTGGCTATTGCGAAGGCGGAGACGTTCAAGCACATATTGTGGAGTTACATTGATATAAGGGATGCCGTGGATGCTTGTTTGGCTGCTCTGCACGCCGATTATGATGGGGCTGTTCACGTTAATGTTACCGCTAATGATACGTTAAGCGATCGCCAAACGACAGAATTGCTCGCCACCTTTTATCCTAATGTAAAAGATCTACGGACACCTTTCTCTAATCGAGAAGCCATTGTCAGTAACGGAAGGGTGAAAGAGGTTCTATCCTGGGGTCCGAAGCATTCGTGGACGGATGGAGAACAGGAGTAG
- a CDS encoding carbohydrate-binding protein yields the protein MLNFMQKNKKVLAFASAALLILTLCLSISPSIVSAASAFNQTQASSYNSQSGVQLESSSEGGQNVAFIDNGDYIVFNNVDFGSGANSIDVRVASNNSGGTIEVRLDSLNGTLAGTVAVPGTGGWQSWQTKSGSINGATGVHTVYLKFTGGTGNLFNLLWFKFSASAAGSGGDVVGKLYAGYQGWFNAAGDGSPNGGWVHWSKNSSAPSANGNVNFELYPDLREYSKLYQTSLANLGNGSPAKLFSSYDQETVNKHFEWMQTYNIDGAALQRFGADESDTPNNWKNNRDSVAVKVKNAAESYNRKFYVMYDITGMNASNWVQAVKHDWTTNVVNNMHLPSSSAYAKQNGKMVVCIWGIGFTDRPGTAAEAADLIGWFKNQGIYVIGGVPTYWRTGNNDSRSDFMNVYKSLDMISPWSVARFGNIQQADSFKTNQLQPDLAFTQQNGIDYQPVIWPGSAWSNMTGGPRNENPRLHGDFMWRQAFNLKSIGINTGYIAMFDEYDEGTAIAKMAENSSMIPTNQYFLTLDADGVALSSDFYLRLAGDINRMFKNQIPVTANHPTSHQ from the coding sequence ATGCTAAATTTCATGCAAAAAAACAAGAAGGTTTTGGCTTTTGCAAGTGCGGCATTATTGATTCTTACGTTGTGTTTGTCTATTTCTCCTTCCATCGTATCGGCAGCTTCCGCGTTTAATCAAACGCAGGCTTCCAGTTATAACAGTCAATCCGGAGTCCAGCTGGAAAGTTCCAGCGAGGGCGGGCAAAATGTCGCATTTATTGACAACGGTGATTATATTGTATTCAACAATGTTGATTTTGGCAGCGGTGCCAATTCAATTGACGTGAGAGTAGCCAGCAATAACAGTGGCGGTACCATTGAGGTCCGTCTGGATAGCCTAAACGGGACACTCGCGGGAACGGTTGCTGTTCCAGGTACGGGCGGCTGGCAATCCTGGCAAACGAAGTCCGGTTCAATCAATGGTGCCACTGGTGTACACACGGTCTATCTTAAATTCACGGGCGGAACCGGAAATTTGTTCAATTTGCTCTGGTTCAAGTTCAGTGCTTCCGCCGCAGGCAGCGGAGGCGATGTTGTAGGCAAACTGTATGCCGGATATCAAGGCTGGTTCAACGCAGCCGGAGACGGCTCACCGAACGGGGGCTGGGTGCACTGGTCCAAAAATAGCAGTGCGCCATCAGCAAATGGCAACGTGAATTTCGAGTTGTATCCAGACCTTCGCGAATATTCCAAGCTGTATCAGACAAGTTTGGCGAACCTCGGAAATGGTTCTCCTGCCAAATTGTTCTCTTCATATGATCAAGAGACGGTCAACAAACATTTTGAGTGGATGCAAACCTACAATATCGACGGTGCAGCGTTGCAACGGTTCGGCGCAGATGAGAGTGATACACCTAACAACTGGAAAAACAACCGGGACAGCGTAGCCGTCAAGGTTAAGAATGCCGCGGAATCCTATAATCGCAAGTTCTATGTCATGTATGACATTACGGGAATGAATGCGAGCAATTGGGTACAGGCAGTCAAGCATGACTGGACGACCAATGTCGTGAACAACATGCACCTGCCATCATCTTCGGCCTATGCGAAGCAGAACGGTAAGATGGTTGTCTGCATCTGGGGTATTGGCTTCACGGATCGGCCGGGTACAGCAGCAGAGGCTGCCGATCTGATCGGTTGGTTCAAAAACCAGGGGATCTATGTCATCGGTGGTGTGCCTACGTATTGGAGAACGGGTAATAACGACTCCCGATCTGATTTTATGAATGTCTACAAGTCGTTGGATATGATCTCGCCATGGTCCGTTGCTCGCTTCGGCAATATTCAGCAAGCGGACAGCTTCAAAACCAATCAGCTTCAGCCCGATCTGGCCTTCACCCAGCAGAATGGAATTGACTATCAGCCAGTTATCTGGCCGGGTTCGGCTTGGTCAAACATGACTGGAGGCCCAAGAAACGAGAATCCGCGTCTGCATGGTGACTTCATGTGGAGGCAGGCCTTCAATCTGAAGAGCATTGGTATCAATACCGGATATATCGCAATGTTTGACGAATACGATGAAGGTACAGCCATTGCCAAGATGGCAGAGAATAGCTCCATGATTCCAACCAATCAATATTTTCTGACACTGGATGCTGACGGTGTTGCCCTATCTTCAGACTTTTATCTCCGACTTGCAGGGGATATCAACCGCATGTTCAAAAACCAGATTCCAGTGACGGCAAACCATCCAACGAGTCATCAATAG
- a CDS encoding family 43 glycosylhydrolase — protein sequence MTINDIDFETIRQKTTSMNPAITSIYTADPSAHVWNDGKVYIYASHDMDPARGCDLMDRYHVFSSEDMVHWLDEGEILRSDDVSWGRPEGGFMWAPDCAYKNGTYYFYYPHPSDSNWNDSWKIGVATSRYPAHGFTDQGYIEGLGGFALIDPCVLVDDDNSAYIYYGGGSVCLGGKLNEDMMSLENGMTEMQGLEDFHEAAWVFKRNHLYYLTYADNLENNNRMRYATSENPLGPWTYRGIFLEPTGCSTTHGSVVEFKGQWYLFYHNQAISREGTLRSVCIDYLEFDEDGSIRPVVQTREGVSSVGPAPVPVQQRKIYASATSEVFGGAEIRALQSGQCVVGNLQSPEAYALFKNIDGGEGGRASIELHYATGERLAKLHLTVNDQDYSLLNALSTGGLQEFGGITNITVPLEPGNVNTIQISGGHGEINLLSLTVTPLLD from the coding sequence ATGACCATAAATGATATTGACTTTGAAACCATACGCCAAAAAACTACATCCATGAATCCAGCAATCACATCTATATATACAGCAGATCCTTCGGCCCATGTATGGAATGACGGTAAAGTTTATATTTACGCATCTCATGACATGGACCCAGCCAGAGGATGCGATCTCATGGACAGATATCATGTTTTCTCCTCGGAGGATATGGTTCACTGGTTGGACGAAGGGGAAATACTCCGTTCAGACGACGTTTCCTGGGGCAGACCAGAGGGCGGCTTCATGTGGGCGCCTGACTGTGCATATAAGAATGGGACCTATTACTTCTATTATCCACATCCAAGCGATTCGAACTGGAATGATTCGTGGAAGATCGGGGTTGCCACCAGTCGCTATCCAGCGCATGGCTTTACGGATCAAGGGTATATCGAGGGACTTGGCGGGTTTGCATTGATTGATCCGTGTGTACTCGTAGACGATGACAATAGCGCCTATATCTACTACGGTGGGGGAAGTGTCTGTCTGGGAGGCAAGCTCAATGAAGATATGATGTCCCTGGAAAACGGCATGACAGAAATGCAAGGTCTCGAGGATTTTCATGAAGCGGCCTGGGTGTTCAAAAGAAATCATCTTTATTACCTTACCTATGCGGATAATCTGGAAAACAACAACCGTATGAGATACGCAACAAGCGAGAATCCGCTTGGTCCATGGACGTACCGAGGCATTTTCCTGGAACCGACCGGCTGTTCCACGACCCACGGGTCGGTAGTGGAATTCAAAGGACAATGGTATCTTTTTTATCACAATCAAGCGATCTCTAGGGAAGGCACGCTGCGCAGTGTATGTATTGACTATCTGGAGTTCGATGAAGATGGTTCCATCAGACCTGTGGTTCAGACAAGGGAAGGTGTATCCTCCGTCGGTCCAGCCCCGGTTCCTGTCCAGCAACGGAAGATTTATGCAAGTGCAACTAGTGAGGTTTTTGGAGGAGCTGAAATTAGGGCATTGCAATCCGGTCAATGCGTGGTCGGGAATCTTCAATCCCCAGAAGCTTACGCCTTATTTAAGAATATAGATGGAGGCGAAGGTGGCAGAGCATCGATTGAGCTTCATTATGCGACAGGTGAACGACTGGCCAAATTGCATCTGACCGTTAATGACCAGGACTATTCCTTACTGAATGCGCTATCTACTGGTGGTTTGCAGGAATTCGGTGGAATCACCAATATCACCGTTCCTTTGGAGCCGGGTAATGTTAACACAATCCAAATTTCAGGTGGACATGGTGAGATCAATCTTTTAAGCCTCACCGTTACCCCGTTGTTGGATTAA
- a CDS encoding family 43 glycosylhydrolase: MRKSRRFMFTLLVILLMVSSVPLPATAYQNPQTLPDEWGQYGLGDPYVLKFNGYYYLYVSTRDTDDGVKVWSSKDLVNWSYRGLAATDPITHGAYAPEVVYWNGMFYMYTSPAGNGHYVLSSTSPTGPFNVVTGNLGKSIDGNVFIDDDGSFSFYHAAQGRIDAAPMSSPTEIGVSASTGVGMGGWTEGSTVFKRNGKYYMTYTGNHVFSKGYRVDVAVSTTGPRSGYVTDSTNPVLIRTEGPTVGLGHNTVVTGPNLDAHYMMYHNLEGNGIIGPLRHLNMDRIVWNNDKMIVQGPTSTDQPNPEMPVFYDYFDRSAIGSNWSNVNGGNWGIYNQELMWQNSMGSSTWYKQVTASSSASDYTAEFNMKEMNRGTSTNPRYGATFSYTNENNYGVALISSKNKRLETFFRINGVDQAWQTFDLPADFNYSKWHNIRIEKSGSTFKYYVDGMFKATRTANVGAGKIGVLTEDTHADFGYTAFNNDVNGSSAWNASKPIPGTIEAVHYMKGGEGVAYHDTTAGNLGGAYRNDAGDIRLNNEGLFNLGWNQTGEWYKYKVNVESSGYYDIDFRMATSLDGAQIRVWDGSTDLTGIVNVPNTGGWDNWKNISKKKVYLNAGQRELKVEFVTGEADFSRMTFQKNVDVTSVSDNFNDGDDNGWTRFEGTWAVENGEYSAGSTGPAKSTFGDSRWADYTVEADIKMIDSGGDGGLLVRVSNPSHGTERGQNNYDALQGYYAYLTTSGVSLGKMNYNWALLKSNAQSYSTNTWYHMKVAVNGTNIKVYVDDMVNPKIDYTDNSLNPFTHGKIGVRTANKHTHFDNVSVSP, encoded by the coding sequence GTGAGGAAGAGTCGTCGATTCATGTTCACGCTGTTGGTCATTTTATTAATGGTTTCGTCGGTGCCACTCCCTGCCACAGCCTATCAAAATCCGCAAACGTTACCGGATGAATGGGGACAATATGGACTCGGGGACCCCTATGTATTGAAATTTAATGGATACTATTACCTGTATGTAAGTACAAGAGATACGGACGACGGTGTCAAAGTCTGGAGCTCCAAAGACCTCGTGAATTGGTCGTATCGTGGGTTAGCTGCAACAGATCCCATTACGCACGGAGCTTATGCTCCTGAAGTCGTTTACTGGAATGGCATGTTCTACATGTATACATCACCTGCCGGTAACGGTCATTACGTGCTGAGCAGCACAAGTCCTACCGGACCCTTCAACGTAGTAACGGGCAACCTTGGAAAGTCGATTGACGGTAATGTGTTTATTGACGACGACGGCTCGTTCAGCTTCTATCATGCCGCACAGGGCCGCATAGATGCAGCACCGATGAGCAGTCCGACTGAGATCGGAGTGAGTGCGTCTACAGGAGTGGGGATGGGAGGCTGGACTGAGGGTTCAACCGTCTTCAAACGAAATGGAAAATACTATATGACCTATACAGGTAACCACGTATTTAGCAAAGGATATCGGGTCGATGTGGCTGTTAGCACCACAGGTCCGAGGTCCGGATATGTTACGGATAGCACCAACCCGGTATTAATTCGTACAGAGGGCCCAACCGTGGGATTGGGACACAATACCGTAGTAACAGGACCTAATCTGGACGCACATTATATGATGTATCACAACTTGGAAGGTAACGGAATAATTGGACCGCTGCGGCATCTGAACATGGATCGAATTGTATGGAATAACGACAAGATGATTGTGCAAGGTCCGACTTCAACGGATCAACCCAATCCGGAAATGCCTGTGTTCTATGACTACTTCGATCGTTCTGCAATCGGAAGCAATTGGTCCAACGTGAACGGTGGTAATTGGGGCATCTACAATCAGGAACTCATGTGGCAAAATTCAATGGGCAGCTCAACTTGGTATAAACAAGTGACGGCTTCGAGCAGCGCATCGGATTATACGGCTGAATTTAACATGAAGGAAATGAATCGGGGAACGTCCACCAATCCGAGATACGGCGCTACTTTCTCCTATACGAATGAGAACAATTACGGTGTTGCGCTGATCAGTTCGAAAAACAAAAGACTTGAGACATTTTTCCGGATTAACGGGGTCGATCAGGCTTGGCAAACATTCGATCTGCCTGCCGACTTCAATTATTCGAAATGGCATAACATACGGATAGAAAAATCGGGATCAACGTTTAAATATTACGTAGATGGTATGTTCAAAGCAACGCGTACCGCCAATGTAGGAGCAGGTAAGATTGGTGTTCTGACAGAGGATACGCATGCAGACTTCGGCTATACTGCTTTTAACAATGATGTGAACGGAAGCAGTGCATGGAATGCCTCCAAGCCGATTCCAGGCACAATCGAGGCTGTTCATTATATGAAAGGAGGCGAAGGTGTCGCTTATCACGATACGACGGCTGGGAACCTGGGCGGGGCATATCGGAACGATGCTGGGGATATTCGCCTGAATAACGAAGGACTGTTCAACTTAGGCTGGAATCAGACTGGAGAATGGTATAAATACAAAGTAAACGTGGAGTCAAGCGGATATTACGATATTGATTTTCGCATGGCCACCTCGTTGGATGGAGCTCAGATCCGAGTGTGGGATGGTTCGACCGACTTAACGGGTATCGTCAATGTACCTAATACGGGCGGATGGGATAATTGGAAAAACATCTCCAAGAAAAAAGTCTATTTAAACGCTGGACAACGGGAATTAAAGGTTGAATTCGTAACAGGCGAGGCCGATTTCTCAAGAATGACGTTTCAGAAGAATGTTGATGTGACAAGTGTAAGTGATAATTTCAACGATGGCGACGATAATGGATGGACACGGTTTGAAGGAACCTGGGCTGTAGAGAATGGTGAATACAGTGCAGGAAGCACGGGACCGGCCAAATCTACATTTGGGGATTCGCGATGGGCGGATTATACAGTCGAGGCTGATATCAAGATGATTGACTCGGGGGGAGACGGAGGTTTACTTGTCAGAGTGTCCAATCCATCCCACGGTACAGAGCGAGGCCAGAACAATTATGATGCTTTACAAGGATATTACGCCTATCTCACCACAAGCGGAGTCAGTTTGGGCAAGATGAATTATAATTGGGCGCTCCTCAAGAGCAACGCGCAATCATATTCCACTAATACCTGGTATCATATGAAAGTTGCCGTTAATGGCACAAACATCAAGGTGTATGTGGATGATATGGTCAATCCGAAGATCGATTATACGGACAACAGCCTGAATCCGTTTACGCATGGCAAAATCGGTGTCAGAACGGCAAACAAGCATACGCATTTCGATAACGTATCCGTTTCTCCTTGA
- a CDS encoding deoxyribonuclease IV gives MKSSELLIGSHVSFGGKEMLLQASKEAASYGASTFLMYTGAPQNSKRKPISQYNIEAGHLHMKQHGISNIVVHAPFLINLANSCKREVFDFSIQFLREEIERTASLGSKQLVLHPGAHVHAGLDIGIRQIIRGLNEVLQDDNHPEVQISLETMAGKGTECGTSFEELAQIVDGVQRNERISICLDTCHIHDAGYDIVHNFDGVLEQFDKVLGLDRLKVLHINDSKNVRGSRKDRHENIGHGHIGLQALDYIVHHPQLVSLPKLLETPSIGKIKYKSAPYRHEIALLRRECTEPVQKEEDSLENSK, from the coding sequence ATGAAAAGTAGTGAACTGCTAATTGGATCTCATGTATCCTTTGGAGGAAAAGAGATGCTTCTTCAGGCTAGTAAAGAAGCTGCTTCTTATGGTGCATCTACTTTTCTGATGTACACCGGCGCACCGCAGAATTCGAAACGAAAACCTATTTCGCAATATAATATAGAAGCAGGGCATTTGCACATGAAGCAGCATGGCATTTCCAATATTGTCGTGCATGCTCCATTCCTGATTAATCTGGCGAATAGTTGTAAACGAGAGGTATTTGATTTTAGCATACAATTCCTGCGGGAAGAGATCGAACGAACAGCATCGCTTGGATCAAAACAGCTTGTTCTTCACCCCGGGGCCCACGTCCACGCTGGATTGGACATCGGTATTCGCCAAATAATCCGAGGCTTAAACGAAGTATTACAAGACGATAATCATCCAGAGGTACAGATTTCGTTGGAGACGATGGCGGGAAAAGGAACAGAGTGTGGAACAAGCTTTGAAGAACTGGCACAGATTGTCGATGGCGTGCAGCGGAATGAACGGATTTCCATATGTCTGGATACTTGTCATATTCATGATGCCGGATACGATATTGTTCATAATTTTGATGGGGTACTCGAGCAGTTTGACAAGGTGCTTGGCCTTGATCGATTAAAAGTCCTGCACATCAATGATTCCAAAAATGTGCGGGGATCGAGGAAAGATCGCCATGAGAACATTGGGCACGGACATATCGGACTTCAGGCTTTGGATTATATCGTACATCATCCCCAACTCGTGTCACTTCCGAAACTGCTTGAGACGCCATCGATTGGCAAAATAAAATATAAAAGTGCACCTTATCGACATGAAATTGCCCTGTTAAGAAGAGAGTGCACCGAACCCGTGCAGAAGGAAGAGGATTCTTTAGAAAACAGTAAATAG
- a CDS encoding YojF family protein produces MQPIEPQDIQHRINQLLDQDLYLHLELTSGAYASHFDSTRHPGSAFISNAVIRYTQGSISGTGPYRVGLKTTHGWIYAEGLTHIDELEQERLILAGHDSQGKLVVALQLSRELF; encoded by the coding sequence ATGCAGCCAATAGAGCCTCAAGACATCCAACACCGGATCAATCAACTTCTCGATCAGGACCTATATCTACACCTCGAACTCACGTCAGGTGCTTACGCCAGTCACTTCGATAGCACCAGGCACCCAGGGTCGGCATTCATTTCCAATGCGGTCATACGATATACGCAAGGATCTATCTCGGGCACAGGCCCATACCGAGTTGGCTTAAAGACCACTCACGGCTGGATATACGCTGAAGGACTTACACACATTGACGAGCTGGAACAAGAAAGACTCATTTTGGCTGGTCACGATAGTCAAGGAAAACTGGTTGTAGCTTTACAACTTAGTCGGGAATTGTTCTGA